From one Suicoccus acidiformans genomic stretch:
- a CDS encoding HU family DNA-binding protein translates to MANKAELVERVAEKTNLTKKDATSAVEAVFETIEEALADGERVQVIGFGTFEVRERAARKGRNPQTGDEIDIPATKVPAFKAGKSLKEAVK, encoded by the coding sequence ATGGCAAACAAAGCAGAATTAGTGGAAAGAGTAGCAGAGAAAACAAACTTGACTAAGAAAGACGCAACTTCAGCGGTTGAAGCAGTCTTCGAAACAATCGAAGAAGCTTTAGCTGACGGTGAGCGTGTACAAGTTATCGGTTTCGGTACATTTGAAGTACGTGAGCGTGCAGCACGTAAAGGTCGCAACCCACAAACTGGTGACGAAATCGACATCCCAGCTACTAAAGTACCAGCTTTCAAAGCAGGTAAATCTTTAAAAGAAGCTGTTAAATAA
- a CDS encoding YpiB family protein, whose product MASYNDRKRDFLHWLLDNYEHANPSVTYLLNVLLSKDDILKSVVFSEAAKYAPRGIYISYQDNSAVPFVYYKDQLSYTMSEQAFHDLRLNQRYDNHTFYLEFNIPHLYDMLYRYDVFEENPYLPERDNQSAVLEDLLYDVSYKAKLRQVRIDLDQALETHDFEMAEYCLRLIELIQGETDAD is encoded by the coding sequence ATGGCTTCATATAATGATCGTAAGCGTGATTTCTTACATTGGCTTTTAGACAATTATGAACACGCGAATCCCTCGGTGACCTATTTACTGAATGTATTATTATCCAAGGATGATATTCTCAAATCGGTAGTCTTTTCGGAAGCAGCGAAGTATGCACCACGGGGGATTTATATTTCCTATCAAGATAATTCGGCAGTCCCTTTTGTTTATTATAAAGATCAATTAAGCTACACTATGAGTGAACAGGCTTTTCATGATTTGCGTTTAAATCAGCGCTATGATAATCATACCTTCTATTTGGAGTTCAATATTCCGCATTTATACGATATGTTGTACCGCTATGATGTCTTTGAAGAGAATCCTTATTTACCAGAAAGGGACAATCAATCAGCGGTATTGGAAGATCTCTTATATGACGTGAGTTATAAGGCTAAATTACGTCAAGTGCGCATAGATTTAGACCAGGCTTTGGAGACGCATGATTTCGAGATGGCAGAGTATTGCTTGCGGCTTATTGAGTTAATACAAGGAGAGACGGATGCTGATTAG
- a CDS encoding tetratricopeptide repeat protein: protein MRAEEIMRQMAYSLDQTEAIDILREYVEVEDLTDEDYQTLHEVALQLLQRGYIEAGEYLWLQLYHHTQRPEYALALAELYYKYQSLDTALLWLQQIPTAGLSPSLDQAKSYLSAEIYQAKGQGRAALKELNQLIRTYPRYYPAYALALEIHHDLGNSKDVETFLYTIETYFSDEMDIAEFKTLQVQYLLAQETINFPAIYDILESDAYPQDDAEALYLAAEVYVMAENYLLAEAKVDQSIALQPNYVDAHLLRLEIYQALENLSGIETELTWLTRTLPMDEPEVLTLVDIADEFALFTPELGALFEDHLLLMEDVEQLYSYLKLYVRQVGQIGDTNQAERLLHQVAPEQLTEGQLQYLLARLYKGTQRSEQAVDSYAYALSELLAEPSLVLELGELYIQQGEVAKAKDLLEQFNGTDYETEPLAQKIQEVERK from the coding sequence ATGCGTGCGGAAGAAATTATGCGGCAGATGGCTTATAGTTTAGATCAAACGGAAGCAATCGATATTCTACGTGAGTATGTTGAAGTAGAGGACTTAACCGATGAAGACTACCAAACGCTTCATGAAGTCGCCTTGCAACTATTGCAACGGGGCTATATTGAAGCAGGGGAGTATCTTTGGCTTCAGTTATATCACCATACGCAAAGACCAGAATATGCACTAGCTTTAGCAGAGTTATATTATAAGTATCAATCCCTGGATACCGCCTTACTATGGCTCCAACAAATTCCTACAGCAGGCTTAAGTCCATCCTTAGACCAAGCAAAGAGCTACTTGAGTGCAGAAATATATCAAGCCAAAGGCCAAGGGCGAGCTGCTTTGAAGGAACTGAATCAGCTGATTCGCACGTACCCACGCTATTATCCGGCTTATGCGTTAGCCCTTGAGATTCACCATGACTTAGGTAATAGCAAGGATGTCGAAACCTTCTTATATACAATTGAGACGTACTTTTCGGATGAGATGGATATAGCCGAATTCAAAACCTTACAGGTTCAGTATCTACTTGCCCAAGAGACAATCAACTTCCCAGCTATTTATGACATTCTGGAAAGTGATGCTTATCCTCAAGACGATGCAGAAGCTCTGTATTTAGCAGCCGAAGTTTACGTTATGGCCGAGAATTATCTATTAGCTGAAGCCAAAGTAGATCAAAGTATTGCCTTGCAGCCAAATTACGTTGATGCCCATCTCTTGCGTCTTGAAATTTACCAAGCCCTTGAGAACTTGTCGGGCATAGAAACAGAGCTTACCTGGCTGACGCGAACGCTCCCTATGGACGAGCCGGAAGTATTGACCTTGGTTGATATTGCCGATGAATTTGCTTTGTTTACGCCTGAGTTGGGGGCACTCTTTGAAGATCATTTGCTCTTAATGGAAGATGTTGAGCAATTGTATTCGTATTTGAAGTTATATGTAAGGCAGGTAGGGCAGATAGGTGATACTAATCAAGCAGAACGTTTGTTGCACCAGGTGGCCCCTGAGCAATTGACTGAGGGTCAGTTGCAATATCTTTTGGCACGTTTATATAAAGGAACGCAAAGGTCAGAGCAAGCTGTAGATTCTTATGCATATGCCCTAAGTGAATTACTAGCAGAGCCTTCGTTAGTTCTGGAGCTAGGTGAACTTTATATTCAGCAGGGAGAAGTCGCAAAAGCTAAGGATTTGCTTGAACAATTTAACGGCACAGATTATGAGACAGAGCCCTTAGCCCAAAAGATTCAAGAAGTAGAAAGGAAGTAG